In a single window of the Nicotiana tomentosiformis chromosome 8, ASM39032v3, whole genome shotgun sequence genome:
- the LOC104087284 gene encoding E3 ubiquitin-protein ligase HOS1: MERRRFDESSVLPHSIAVGSGLRSSPPPRPPNYTCRRVQGALKHLASIDPLELCDEAKVEHCRATRDLRSCGRHVQSVLNSCGHASLCEECSQRCDVCPICRISLPKDADRLRLRLYYECIEAGLISKRCDDRLQEKEDSDKQLVADIQRLYTLFDVALENNLVSLICHYVTDVCMDESAVSSDPIIAFLLDEVVVKDWCKRTFNNILTEIQVIYNLSMNALKENLSLFLKFSVKLGGISNVIDVLESSFKGSLSAKLHDLHHLQESILKTKQHVDIMIWCIRHEFLENVSSRHRDFASWRALVSGRKSAAIKRAWPDSISHSEESNGQYRSTLFIEDALSNIEAAEQGDVDDHEEELALAYLQKDGGSLYSRSKIEGMAGCYPFENLRAAVDILFLRGSSDLVVAKQATFLYYMFDRQWTVPDEEWRHIIDDFAATFGVTRHSLLESFTFFLLDDEGALALKEACQLLPEISSPTIHPKVAQVLLERENPDAALMVLRWSGQDGTQLVSLRAAVTGVRVRVECGLLTEAFTYQRLVCARIKEKKLRGEQFQSASVEVEDQCWSWGLWVETLVTEICCLCIRRNLVDHMIELPWNADEEKHLHKYLLDFTAEDPSTAIGSLLVVFYLQRQRYVEAYQIDQKLQDMEENYISQNSATEEVLDRIKSTNHWRTCLVDKGVELLPNILQQQVRTGKLPEVVTCKDTVDISLKPNGEAQEPILTSLLANPPTDPTLVQRVDIVKHSVLDAPPALGGSLNLSSYKVGHYGSPSSPANPESILGKKLRFDEIATPASRCIDPPAPEMKISRNSLRDSSISRLRNSQTYRVSPEKSQNGFQKESYIFHQISGNHVNSLTSNRGILKDSVEDSYMNYPGKRLLSDAADRPRMLPLNDSIDITWSHEEEGSPTVRLETNGGPRWRSDDTSEDEDYLSPDGLAGVASPARISRGVRRSRIARRR; encoded by the exons ATGGAGAGAAGAAGATTCGACGAATCCTCTGTACTTCCTCACTCTATTGCCGTCGGTTCAGGTCTCCGGTCTTCTCCTCCACCTCGTCCTCCCAATTACACTTGTCGCCGTGTCCAG GGAGCATTGAAGCACTTGGCATCAATTGATCCATTGGAATTATGTGATGAAGCCAAAGTAGAGCACTGCCGGGCAACTAGAGATCTAAGAAGTTGTGGACGACATGTACAAAGTGTGTTGAATTCATGCGGTCATGCCTCTTTATGTGAGGAATGCAGCCAGAGATGTGATGTTTGCCCTATATGTAGGATCTCTTTACCAAAAGATGCCGATAGACTTCGACTGCGCCTATATTACGAGTGCATAGAAGCAGGTCTCATCTCCAAGAGATGTGATGATAGATTACAAGAGAAAGAGGACAGTGATAAACAACTGGTTGCTGATATCCAGCGGCTTTATACTTTGTTTGATGTGGCACTGGAAAACAATCTGGTTTCTCTAATATGCCACT ATGTGACAGATGTTTGTATGGATGAAAGTGCTGTGTCCAGTGATCCCATCATTGCTTTCTTGCTTGATGAGGTGGTGGTCAAAGATTGGTGCAAGAGGACGTTCAACAATATTTTGACCGAGATTCAAGTGATAT ATAATCTATCCATGAATGCACTGAAAGAGAACTTGAGTTTATTTCTCAAGTTCTCTGTGAAGTTAGGTGGTATCTCTAACGTCATTGACGTCTTGGAATCATCATTCAAAGGTTCTCTTTCTGCAAAGCTTCATGATCTACACCACCTTCAAGAGAGCATCTTAAAGACAAAACAG CATGTGGATATTATGATTTGGTGTATAAGGCATGAGTTCTTGGAGAATGTGAGTTCTAGGCATAGAGATTTTGCATCGTGGCGAGCTCTGGTCAGTGGAAGGAAATCAGCTGCAATTAAACGTGCATGGCCCGATTCAATAAGTCATTCTGAGGAATCCAATGGACAATATCGTTCCACTCTCTTTATTGAAGATGCTCTTTCGAATATTGAAGCAGCAGAGCAGGGAGACGTAGATGATCATGAAGAAGAGTTAGCACTTGCCTATTTGCAGAAGGATGGTGGTTCTTTATATTCGAGGTCAAAAATAGAGGGAATGGCTGGATGCTATCCATTTGAGAATTTGCGAGCTGCTGTTGACATTCTCTTTTTACGAGGAAGTTCAGACTTGGTGGTCGCAAAACAAGCAACT TTCTTGTATTATATGTTTGACCGGCAATGGACAGTACCTGATGAGGAGTGGAGACATATCATTGATGATTTTGCTGCCACTTTTGGTGTGACCAGACACTCGCTATTGGAATCCTTTACATTTTTCCTTTTAGATGATGAAGGTGCTCTGGCTCTGAAG GAAGCCTGTCAACTTCTCCCAGAAATATCAAGTCCAACAATACACCCGAAGGTTGCTCAGGTACTCTTGGAGCGGGAAAACCCTGATGCAGCTCTCATGGTTCTGAGGTGGTCTGGACAAGACGGGACACAGCTAGTTTCACTTCGGGCGGCTGTGACTGGTGTTCGTGTGCGGGTAGAGTGTGGACTTTTGACTGAAGCATTCACGTATCAGAGGCTGGTCTGTGCTAGGATCAAGGAAAAGAAGTTGAGGGGTGAACAATTTCAGAGTGCTTCTGTTGAAGTAGAGGATCAATGCTGGTCGTGGGGTCTCTGGGTGGAGACTCTTGTCACTGAAATTTGTTGTCTTTGCATTAGGAGAAACTTGGTTGACCACATGATAGAACTGCCATGGAATGCTGATGAGGAGAAACATCTTCATAAATACCTGCTGGATTTTACTGCGGAGGATCCTTCAACGGCCATAGGAAGTCTTCTCGTTGTTTTCTATTTACAG CGTCAAAGATATGTTGAAGCATACCAAATTGATCAGAAGCTTCAGGACATGGAGGAAAACTACATTTCTCAAAATTCCGCCACAGAAGAAGTCTTAGACAGGATAAAATCAACAAATCATTGGAGAACTTGTTTGGTT GACAAGGGAGTAGAGTTGTTACCAAATATCTTACAACAACAAGTGAGGACAGGGAAGTTGCCTGAAGTTGTTACTTGTAAGGACACAGTTGACATTTCTTTGAAGCCCAATGGTGAAGCTCAAGAACCTATCTTGACCAGTTTATTGGCTAATCCTCCCACTGATCCTACCCTCGTTCAGCGAGTTGATATTGTTAAACATTCTGTTCTTGATGCTCCGCCTGCACTTGGGGGATCATTAAATCTATCTAGCTATAAAGTTGGGCATTATGGTTCTCCCAGTTCCCCAGCTAATCCTGAAAGTATCCTAGgcaaaaaattgagatttgatgAGATTGCGACCCCTGCAAGTCGTTGTATTGATCCTCCTGCTCCTGAGATGAAGATCTCCAGGAATTCATTAAGGGACTCTTCTATTAGCCGCCTTCGCAATTCTCAAACATATAGAGTTTCACCAGAGAAGTCTCAGAATGGGTTTCAGAAGGAATCTTATATTTTTCACCAGATTTCTGGCAACCATGTAAATTCTCTTACCAGCAACAGAGGCATATTAAAAGATTCAGTTGAAGATTCATACATGAATTATCCTGGTAAACGTCTACTCTCAGATGCTGCTGATAGACCTCGGATGTTACCATTAAATGATTCGATAGATATAACTTGGAG TCATGAAGAAGAAGGTTCTCCCACAGTGCGTCTAGAAACTAATGGTGGACCAAGGTGGAGGTCCGATGACACCAGTGAAGACGAGGATTATTTATCACCAGATGGACTCGCTGGAGTCGCCTCTCCTGCACGCATCTCAAGGGGAGTCAGAAGAAGCAGGATTGCGAGGAGAAGATAG